One Alcaligenes ammonioxydans DNA segment encodes these proteins:
- a CDS encoding diacylglycerol kinase, which produces MSDSPFKSKGGLGRLFNALRYSGQGLAAALRHEAAFRQELALAVILTPLAFWLGESPVQILVLLATLVFVLVVELLNSALEALADSITLEHHPLIGRAKDLASAAVLLSLIFAGAVWLSFLYSRLLS; this is translated from the coding sequence ATGTCAGACTCTCCGTTCAAAAGCAAAGGTGGTTTGGGCCGCCTATTCAATGCCTTGCGCTACTCCGGCCAAGGTCTGGCTGCCGCCCTGCGCCATGAGGCTGCCTTTCGTCAGGAACTGGCGCTGGCCGTCATCCTGACACCGCTGGCATTCTGGCTGGGAGAAAGTCCCGTGCAGATTCTGGTCCTGCTGGCCACACTGGTCTTTGTGCTGGTGGTCGAACTGTTGAACTCGGCTCTGGAGGCATTGGCCGACTCCATTACCCTGGAGCATCACCCCTTGATCGGACGGGCCAAGGACCTGGCCAGCGCCGCCGTCCTGCTATCCCTTATTTTTGCTGGCGCCGTCTGGCTCAGCTTTTTATATAGCCGTTTACTTTCCTGA
- the iaaH gene encoding indoleacetamide hydrolase → MALTELSASELLAGLEKQQFSAREIAEELLQQSQKMAHLGGLAHLDPALFYQQADQSDARRARGQALALDGVPLVLKDNLNTTDMPTTSSTGALQGRFPLQDAQIVSQLRQAGAVLPAKAVMHELAFGITTNNATTGPSRNPYDPNRIPGGSSGGTATAVAARQFPAGLGTDTGASVRLPASLCGLYGFRPTVGRYSGQGIVPLSPTRDTAGPMTRSLADISLLDSVLCQKAPSLIATPSLKELRLGVPRDSFWKNLDAGVAKVTLAFLDDLQKAGVTLVEVDLSPLLARNARVGMPIVLYETLQTLPLYLAENKYGIGLDELIAGINSPDVKEIFDAITGDYTISQEAYEEALNLDRPLMQQAYTDLLRSSDISGLIFPTTPLTACPIGDDETTLLNGKAVPTFNTYISRTDLGSNLGAPGISLPVGLSTGLPVGILVEADIGADDHLLALCRAIDPLLPATPAPDLSAGASTV, encoded by the coding sequence ATGGCATTGACCGAACTTAGCGCCAGCGAACTGCTGGCAGGGCTGGAAAAGCAGCAATTTAGCGCCCGCGAAATTGCAGAAGAGCTGCTGCAGCAATCCCAGAAAATGGCCCATCTGGGCGGTCTGGCGCACCTGGACCCGGCGCTGTTTTATCAGCAGGCCGATCAATCCGACGCACGCCGCGCCCGTGGCCAGGCTCTCGCCCTGGACGGCGTACCACTGGTGTTGAAAGACAACCTGAACACCACCGACATGCCCACCACCTCCAGCACGGGCGCGCTACAAGGCCGTTTTCCTCTCCAGGATGCGCAGATTGTCAGCCAATTGCGTCAGGCTGGTGCCGTCCTGCCGGCCAAAGCCGTGATGCATGAGCTGGCCTTTGGCATTACCACCAACAATGCCACCACAGGTCCGAGCCGCAACCCGTATGATCCCAACCGCATTCCCGGTGGTTCGTCTGGCGGTACGGCTACCGCCGTTGCTGCCCGTCAGTTTCCCGCTGGCCTGGGCACCGATACCGGCGCCTCGGTCCGTTTGCCTGCCTCCCTGTGTGGCTTGTACGGCTTTCGTCCCACGGTAGGCCGATACTCGGGCCAGGGCATTGTGCCCCTGTCTCCCACCCGCGATACGGCAGGCCCCATGACGCGCAGCCTGGCGGACATCAGTTTGCTGGACTCCGTTCTGTGCCAGAAAGCCCCCTCCCTCATTGCCACGCCGTCCTTGAAAGAACTGCGTCTGGGCGTGCCGCGTGATAGTTTCTGGAAAAATCTGGATGCGGGCGTGGCTAAGGTCACCCTGGCATTCCTGGATGATCTGCAAAAAGCCGGGGTGACCTTGGTAGAGGTCGACCTGTCGCCACTATTGGCCCGGAATGCCCGTGTAGGCATGCCGATTGTGCTGTACGAGACCTTGCAGACCTTGCCTTTATACCTGGCTGAAAACAAGTACGGCATTGGGCTTGACGAGCTGATTGCGGGCATCAACAGCCCCGACGTGAAGGAAATCTTTGATGCCATAACGGGCGACTACACCATCAGCCAAGAGGCTTATGAAGAAGCTCTGAACCTTGACCGCCCCCTGATGCAGCAAGCTTACACCGACCTTCTGCGCAGCTCCGACATCAGCGGCCTGATCTTCCCGACGACTCCTCTGACAGCCTGCCCGATCGGCGACGATGAAACCACCCTGCTCAACGGCAAGGCGGTGCCTACCTTCAATACCTATATTTCCCGCACGGATCTGGGCTCCAACCTGGGCGCACCGGGCATCTCTTTGCCTGTCGGCCTGTCGACAGGTTTGCCGGTAGGCATATTGGTCGAGGCCGATATTGGCGCGGACGATCACTTGCTGGCCCTGTGCCGGGCTATCGATCCGTTGTTGCCAGCGACACCCGCGCCAGATTTGAGCGCAGGCGCAAGCACGGTCTGA
- a CDS encoding acetate/propionate family kinase: MSEQILVVNAGSSSLKFHMYQVQPGDQLDFEFGGQVSGIGSTQPAFKVKNAQGQSLIKQDLAAEQARDLHTAQALVARWLLEHVEGRPIAVGHRIVHGGARYDKSVPLTPQVLAYLDSLSPLAPLHQQNNLAPVRVIFEHYPEIFQVACLDTAFHQGHVPYLQHFALPERFFEQGVRRYGFHGLSYHYISQHLRQEFPELADGRVVVAHLGSGASACALKEGRSVHTTMGFTALDGLPMGTRPGRLDAGVVLWMLEQGMDHDEIQSVLYTQSGLKGLSGEQADMRALEASDDPRAKLAVQYFCYHTAENLAGLCVALKGLDTLVFTAGIGEHSPSIRAGIAQHLEWLGVEIDPIRNQKGQTVISTDDSPVRVLVIPTNEERVIAEQSLALVRASP; this comes from the coding sequence ATGAGCGAGCAGATTCTGGTTGTTAATGCGGGCAGCTCCAGCCTGAAGTTTCATATGTACCAGGTTCAGCCGGGCGACCAGCTTGACTTTGAGTTTGGCGGCCAGGTCTCGGGCATTGGCAGTACCCAGCCCGCTTTCAAGGTCAAGAATGCGCAAGGGCAGTCCCTGATCAAGCAGGATCTGGCCGCTGAGCAGGCCAGAGATTTGCACACAGCCCAAGCGCTGGTGGCACGCTGGTTACTGGAGCATGTGGAGGGTCGGCCCATTGCGGTGGGTCACCGTATCGTGCATGGCGGTGCGCGTTACGACAAAAGCGTGCCCCTGACGCCGCAGGTTCTGGCCTATCTGGACAGTCTTTCACCCTTGGCTCCCTTGCATCAGCAGAACAATCTGGCTCCAGTGCGAGTGATTTTCGAGCACTATCCGGAAATTTTTCAGGTGGCCTGTCTGGACACGGCGTTCCATCAGGGGCATGTACCTTATTTGCAGCATTTCGCCTTGCCGGAACGTTTCTTTGAGCAGGGTGTGCGCCGCTACGGGTTTCACGGCCTGTCCTACCACTATATTTCACAGCACCTGCGACAGGAGTTTCCCGAGCTGGCCGATGGGCGGGTGGTCGTGGCTCATCTGGGCTCGGGCGCTTCGGCCTGTGCCCTGAAAGAAGGGCGCAGCGTGCATACCACCATGGGGTTTACCGCACTCGATGGTTTGCCGATGGGCACACGGCCTGGACGTCTGGACGCCGGCGTGGTCTTGTGGATGCTGGAGCAGGGCATGGATCACGACGAGATTCAGTCCGTGCTCTACACCCAATCCGGTCTGAAAGGCCTGTCGGGCGAACAGGCTGATATGCGGGCACTGGAGGCGTCCGATGATCCGCGAGCCAAACTGGCCGTGCAATACTTTTGTTACCACACGGCCGAGAACCTGGCTGGCTTATGCGTGGCCCTGAAGGGGCTCGATACCTTGGTGTTTACAGCAGGTATTGGCGAGCACAGCCCGTCCATACGTGCAGGCATTGCGCAGCACCTGGAATGGCTGGGAGTGGAAATTGATCCGATACGTAACCAGAAGGGGCAAACCGTCATTTCCACAGACGACAGCCCGGTCAGGGTTCTGGTCATTCCTACCAATGAGGAACGGGTTATTGCCGAGCAGTCTCTCGCTCTGGTGCGGGCAAGCCCCTAA
- a CDS encoding GGDEF domain-containing protein: protein MSSPNQYFVLIVPACAALLGIAMIYCWSRLRDHRYLLWIASGYIATAIPMGIHSLMPTELLARWTLPLSSMYLLGVWAMAQGVALRFGGRSHVGGACLIMATTLGLLFYFSRVDDQLWLRLLILNSGLALLVALPAKTILYGHAPTLPLRTLLRASYLIVLIYAFIRVAILATVIPHDGQLELTRSGFWLLMLATNMFISIWLALAILTSTAMSIVQTLDHERSRDPLTRLLNRRAFFEQVKKRLELYGHNGWAVLTCDLDHFKSLNDTWGHAAGDRALREFGALLARTVRQDDLAARFGGEEFVMLIRSTSLHTAVLVAERLRSSVMNLPIAATAHTLTASFGVVQLNSNGDINQAIEQADRLLYEAKHAGRNKVIWRAS, encoded by the coding sequence GTGTCCTCACCCAATCAGTATTTCGTTCTGATCGTCCCTGCCTGTGCGGCTTTGCTGGGCATCGCCATGATCTACTGCTGGAGCCGCCTGCGCGATCACCGTTATCTGCTTTGGATTGCCAGCGGTTATATCGCCACCGCCATTCCCATGGGCATTCACAGCCTGATGCCCACCGAGCTGCTGGCCCGCTGGACCCTGCCCTTATCTTCCATGTATCTGCTGGGGGTATGGGCAATGGCCCAAGGGGTGGCCTTACGCTTTGGAGGGCGCAGTCATGTCGGCGGGGCCTGCCTGATCATGGCCACGACCTTGGGCCTGCTCTTTTATTTTTCCCGCGTCGATGATCAACTGTGGCTGCGTTTGCTGATCCTGAATTCGGGCCTGGCCTTGCTGGTTGCCTTGCCGGCCAAAACCATCCTGTATGGACACGCACCCACTCTGCCCCTTCGTACCTTGCTGCGGGCCTCCTACCTGATCGTACTGATCTATGCCTTTATCCGCGTTGCCATTTTGGCGACCGTCATTCCCCATGATGGGCAATTGGAACTGACTCGCTCGGGCTTTTGGCTGCTCATGCTGGCAACCAATATGTTCATCAGCATCTGGCTGGCGCTAGCCATCCTGACCAGCACGGCCATGTCCATTGTTCAGACGCTGGACCATGAACGCAGCCGGGACCCGCTGACGCGTCTGCTCAACCGCCGTGCTTTTTTTGAACAGGTCAAAAAACGCCTGGAACTGTATGGTCACAACGGCTGGGCCGTGCTGACCTGCGATCTGGACCATTTCAAGTCACTCAATGACACCTGGGGACATGCCGCTGGTGACCGGGCCCTGAGGGAATTCGGAGCCTTGCTGGCTCGGACGGTCCGACAAGACGATCTGGCAGCCCGCTTCGGCGGCGAAGAGTTTGTCATGCTGATACGCAGCACCAGCCTGCATACGGCCGTCCTGGTGGCCGAGCGCCTGCGCAGCAGTGTGATGAATCTGCCCATTGCCGCTACCGCCCATACGCTGACAGCCAGCTTCGGAGTCGTGCAGCTCAACAGCAATGGCGACATCAACCAGGCGATTGAACAGGCAGACCGGCTTTTATACGAGGCCAAACATGCTGGCCGCAACAAGGTCATTTGGCGAGCAAGCTAA
- the groL gene encoding chaperonin GroEL (60 kDa chaperone family; promotes refolding of misfolded polypeptides especially under stressful conditions; forms two stacked rings of heptamers to form a barrel-shaped 14mer; ends can be capped by GroES; misfolded proteins enter the barrel where they are refolded when GroES binds) → MTAKQVYFGDDARTRIVRGVNVLANAVKTTMGPKGRNVVLDRSFGAPTVTKDGVSVAKEIELKDKFENIGAQLVKEVASKTSDNAGDGTTTATVLAQAIVEEGLKFVAAGINPMDLKRGIDKAVSVVVDELRQLSRPCTTSKEIAQVGSISANSDHSIGEIIANAMDKVGKEGVITVEDGKSLENELDVVEGMQFDRGYLSPYFINNADKQVAVLDDPFVLIFDKKISNIRDLLPVLEQVAKTSRPLLIVAEDVEGEALATLVVNNIRGILKTTAVKAPGFGDRRKAMLEDIAILTGGTVISEETGMSLEKATLDDLGQAKRIEVAKENTTIIDGAGNGTDIEARVKQIRVQIEESTSDYDREKLQERVAKLAGGVAVIRVGAATEVEMKEKKARVEDALHATRAAVEEGIVPGGGVALIRARAAVAELKGDNTDQDAGIKLILRAIEAPLRTIVTNAGEEASVVVNQVASGTGTYGYNAATGEYGDLVEQGVLDPTKVTRTALQNAASIASLLLTTEVAVTEIVEDKPAAAMPDMGGMGGMGGMGGF, encoded by the coding sequence ATGACTGCAAAACAAGTTTACTTCGGCGACGACGCACGCACCCGCATCGTACGCGGCGTCAATGTTCTGGCTAACGCTGTTAAGACCACCATGGGCCCCAAAGGCCGCAACGTTGTTCTGGACCGCTCCTTTGGCGCTCCTACCGTGACGAAAGACGGGGTGTCCGTTGCCAAGGAAATCGAACTGAAAGACAAGTTCGAGAACATCGGTGCTCAACTGGTTAAAGAAGTTGCTTCCAAAACCTCCGACAACGCCGGTGACGGTACCACGACCGCTACGGTTCTGGCCCAGGCCATCGTTGAAGAAGGCCTGAAGTTTGTTGCCGCCGGCATCAACCCAATGGACCTGAAGCGCGGTATCGACAAGGCTGTCAGCGTGGTGGTTGACGAACTGCGTCAACTGTCCCGTCCTTGCACCACCAGCAAGGAAATCGCTCAGGTCGGCTCCATCTCCGCCAACAGCGACCACTCCATTGGTGAAATCATCGCCAATGCCATGGACAAAGTGGGCAAGGAAGGCGTGATTACCGTTGAAGACGGCAAATCCCTGGAAAACGAGCTGGACGTAGTCGAAGGCATGCAGTTTGACCGCGGCTACCTGTCCCCTTACTTCATCAACAACGCTGACAAGCAAGTTGCTGTTCTGGACGATCCGTTTGTTCTGATTTTCGACAAGAAAATCTCCAACATTCGTGACCTGCTGCCCGTACTGGAGCAAGTTGCCAAGACCAGCCGTCCTTTGCTGATCGTTGCTGAAGACGTGGAAGGCGAAGCTCTGGCAACTCTGGTTGTGAACAACATCCGCGGCATCCTGAAGACAACCGCTGTCAAGGCTCCTGGCTTTGGCGATCGTCGCAAGGCCATGCTGGAAGACATCGCTATCCTGACTGGCGGTACCGTGATCTCTGAAGAAACCGGTATGTCCCTGGAAAAAGCGACGCTGGACGACCTGGGTCAGGCCAAGCGCATTGAAGTGGCCAAAGAAAACACCACGATCATCGACGGCGCTGGCAACGGCACCGACATCGAAGCACGCGTGAAACAGATCCGCGTCCAGATCGAAGAGTCCACCTCCGACTACGACCGTGAAAAACTGCAAGAGCGCGTGGCCAAGCTGGCTGGCGGTGTTGCCGTGATTCGCGTGGGCGCTGCCACCGAAGTCGAAATGAAAGAGAAGAAAGCCCGCGTTGAAGACGCCCTGCACGCAACTCGCGCAGCCGTCGAAGAAGGTATCGTTCCTGGTGGTGGCGTTGCACTGATCCGTGCTCGCGCTGCTGTTGCCGAACTGAAGGGCGACAACACCGATCAGGACGCCGGCATCAAGCTGATCCTGCGTGCTATCGAAGCTCCTTTGCGCACCATTGTGACCAACGCCGGCGAAGAAGCCAGCGTGGTTGTGAACCAAGTGGCCAGCGGCACCGGCACCTACGGCTACAACGCCGCTACCGGCGAGTACGGTGACCTGGTCGAGCAAGGCGTCCTGGACCCCACCAAGGTAACTCGCACTGCCCTGCAAAACGCAGCGTCGATCGCCAGCCTGTTGCTGACTACCGAAGTGGCTGTTACTGAAATCGTGGAAGACAAGCCTGCTGCAGCCATGCCTGACATGGGCGGCATGGGCGGCATGGGTGGCATGGGCGGCTTCTAA
- a CDS encoding co-chaperone GroES codes for MALRPLNDRVIVKRLDNERTTASGIVIPESATEKPDQGEILAVGPGKKTEDGKVLALDLKVGDKVLFGKYSGQSVKIDGEELLVIREEEIFAVIE; via the coding sequence ATGGCACTGCGTCCTTTGAACGATCGCGTGATCGTCAAGCGTCTGGACAACGAACGCACCACCGCTTCCGGTATCGTTATCCCCGAGAGCGCGACTGAAAAGCCCGATCAAGGCGAAATCCTGGCCGTTGGCCCCGGCAAGAAAACCGAGGACGGCAAGGTTCTGGCGCTGGACCTGAAGGTCGGCGACAAAGTTCTGTTTGGCAAGTACTCCGGCCAATCCGTCAAGATCGACGGCGAAGAGCTGCTGGTGATCCGCGAAGAAGAAATCTTCGCCGTGATCGAATAA
- the pyrF gene encoding orotidine-5'-phosphate decarboxylase, protein MTFIEKLNRAWTDNQSMLMVGLDPDPARLPLELAGKPGAIYEFCKAIVDVTADYTCGIKPQIAYFAAQGAEDQLQDLCDYIRNRYPHLPIVLDAKRGDVGSTAEQYAREAFERYRADAVTVSPYMGFDSVEPYLEHQDKGVIVLCRTSNPGGSDLQFMEMADGTPLYLHVASLVAEKWNTNGQCALVVGATFPEEIGKVRARIGDMPLLVPGIGAQGGDVVATVAAGMDSQGNGMMINSSRAVLYASRSDDWRDAAQAAAIATRNAINDARNKQR, encoded by the coding sequence ATGACATTCATAGAAAAACTGAACCGTGCCTGGACGGACAACCAATCCATGTTGATGGTGGGTCTGGACCCGGACCCTGCCCGTCTGCCTTTGGAGCTGGCCGGCAAACCCGGAGCGATTTACGAATTTTGCAAGGCGATTGTGGATGTTACCGCCGACTACACCTGTGGCATCAAACCGCAGATCGCCTACTTTGCCGCCCAGGGCGCCGAGGATCAGCTGCAAGACCTGTGCGACTACATCCGCAACCGCTACCCCCATCTGCCCATCGTGCTCGATGCCAAGCGCGGAGACGTAGGCTCAACGGCAGAGCAGTATGCTCGCGAAGCCTTTGAGCGCTATCGCGCAGACGCCGTCACAGTCAGTCCTTATATGGGTTTTGATTCCGTCGAGCCTTATCTGGAACACCAGGACAAGGGCGTAATCGTGCTGTGCCGTACCTCCAACCCCGGTGGTTCTGACCTGCAATTCATGGAAATGGCTGACGGCACTCCCTTGTATCTGCATGTAGCCAGCCTGGTCGCAGAGAAGTGGAACACGAATGGTCAATGTGCTCTGGTGGTTGGCGCCACCTTCCCTGAAGAAATTGGCAAAGTACGTGCCCGGATTGGTGATATGCCATTGCTGGTACCTGGCATCGGCGCGCAAGGAGGGGATGTAGTCGCCACCGTGGCCGCTGGCATGGACTCACAAGGCAACGGCATGATGATCAATTCCTCGCGTGCCGTCCTTTACGCCAGCCGCAGTGATGACTGGCGGGACGCCGCACAGGCCGCCGCCATTGCCACACGCAATGCCATTAACGATGCCCGCAATAAACAACGCTGA
- a CDS encoding LysR family transcriptional regulator, with protein MKTLPDLQAWAIFATVAETGSFAQAAEVLGLSQPTVSKAIARLEKQLNISLFHRTSRRLSLTETGLASLEQAQTVLAAGQGAEALARDQRESLQGRIKIAAPMSFGLEHLAPLLPAFMKQHPAVLLDLHFNDAQVNIVEQGFDMALRISTMDDSSLLVRRLCNLRLRLVAAPAYLANYGRPAHPSDLARHSSLRYAYERRGSVWRFQQGAEHYSQTVPCRLQVNNAQALMAPLLQGLGLAVLPQFLLGDLVEQGLLEVVLPQWDLPSLTLHLLTPPGRSRPARVQAFIDFLVASFERAPGAEDSP; from the coding sequence ATGAAAACGCTCCCCGATCTTCAGGCCTGGGCGATTTTTGCCACTGTCGCTGAAACCGGCTCATTTGCCCAGGCAGCCGAGGTGTTGGGCCTGTCGCAGCCCACTGTCTCCAAGGCCATCGCCCGGCTGGAAAAGCAGCTGAATATTTCTTTGTTTCACCGCACGTCTCGGCGTCTATCTCTGACAGAGACCGGTCTGGCCAGCCTGGAGCAGGCGCAAACCGTGTTGGCCGCTGGGCAAGGTGCTGAAGCGCTGGCGCGCGATCAGCGGGAAAGCCTGCAAGGGCGGATAAAGATTGCGGCGCCCATGTCTTTTGGGCTCGAGCATCTGGCGCCTTTGCTGCCAGCCTTTATGAAGCAGCACCCCGCGGTGTTGCTGGATCTGCACTTTAATGATGCCCAGGTCAATATTGTCGAGCAGGGCTTTGACATGGCCTTGCGCATCTCCACGATGGACGATTCCAGTCTTTTAGTGCGTCGATTGTGCAATCTGCGTTTGCGTTTGGTCGCGGCCCCTGCCTATCTGGCCAACTATGGCAGGCCGGCGCACCCCAGCGATTTGGCCCGGCACAGCAGTCTGCGCTATGCCTACGAGCGACGAGGCAGCGTCTGGCGCTTTCAGCAAGGGGCCGAGCACTACTCGCAAACGGTGCCTTGCCGCTTGCAGGTCAATAATGCCCAGGCCTTGATGGCGCCGTTGCTGCAGGGGCTGGGCTTGGCCGTGCTGCCGCAGTTTCTGCTCGGTGACCTGGTCGAGCAAGGTTTGCTGGAGGTGGTCTTGCCGCAATGGGATCTGCCCAGCCTGACTTTGCATTTGCTCACTCCGCCTGGCCGCTCGCGCCCGGCTCGGGTGCAGGCCTTTATCGATTTTCTGGTGGCCAGTTTTGAGCGTGCGCCCGGGGCAGAGGATAGTCCGTAA
- a CDS encoding phosphate acetyltransferase encodes MNHPAGLSATAEAADCTAPSSHYSRLIEQARKEPKRICVVAHPCDDVSLGAALQARAQGLFDIVLVGPQARLHAVAAQHGLSLEGITLIDTPHSHASAERAVQEVLAGRAQLLMKGSLHTDELIQAVLCTGGKGLRTGRRLSHVFIMDVPRYPEPLFVTDGAINIFPDLSTKADIVQNAIDLHHGLGLGTPLVAILSAVEQVTEKIPTTLEAAALCKMADRGQITGAVLDGPLALDNAISPEAARIKCIVSPVAGKAQILVAPDLEAGNMLAKNLTFLSGAQAAGIVMGARVPIILTSRADSAQTRLASCAVASIYAGYLERKVALEAKHS; translated from the coding sequence ATGAATCACCCTGCTGGCTTGAGTGCGACCGCAGAGGCGGCGGATTGCACCGCGCCGTCCAGTCACTATTCCCGATTGATCGAGCAAGCTCGCAAAGAGCCCAAGCGGATTTGTGTGGTGGCTCATCCCTGCGACGACGTGTCTTTGGGGGCAGCCTTGCAGGCTCGGGCACAAGGTCTGTTCGATATCGTATTGGTGGGACCGCAGGCTCGTTTGCATGCCGTGGCGGCGCAACATGGTTTGAGTCTGGAAGGAATCACCTTGATTGATACGCCTCACAGCCATGCCTCGGCCGAGCGGGCGGTGCAAGAGGTGCTGGCCGGACGGGCGCAACTGCTGATGAAGGGCAGCCTGCATACCGATGAGCTGATTCAGGCCGTGCTGTGTACCGGGGGCAAGGGTTTGCGCACGGGACGCCGTCTGAGCCATGTTTTTATTATGGACGTGCCCCGTTACCCCGAGCCTTTGTTCGTGACCGATGGCGCCATCAATATTTTTCCGGACTTGAGCACCAAGGCGGACATTGTGCAAAACGCCATTGATCTGCACCATGGACTGGGGCTGGGTACACCGCTGGTGGCCATCCTGTCTGCCGTCGAGCAGGTGACGGAAAAAATCCCGACCACGCTGGAAGCCGCCGCCTTGTGCAAGATGGCCGACCGCGGCCAGATTACCGGGGCGGTGTTGGACGGCCCCTTGGCGCTGGACAATGCCATCAGCCCCGAGGCGGCACGCATCAAATGTATTGTGTCGCCAGTGGCGGGCAAGGCGCAGATTCTGGTGGCCCCCGATCTGGAAGCGGGCAATATGCTGGCCAAGAATTTGACTTTTCTATCCGGTGCGCAGGCAGCCGGTATTGTGATGGGCGCGCGTGTGCCCATTATTCTGACCAGTCGCGCCGACAGTGCACAGACCCGTTTGGCCTCGTGCGCGGTGGCCAGTATTTATGCCGGCTATCTGGAGCGTAAAGTTGCCTTGGAGGCCAAGCATTCATGA
- a CDS encoding nuclear transport factor 2 family protein, translating to MDKRPPLPPFDLDSARQKVRAAEDAWNSRDPVKVSQAYTVDTRWRNRSEFPQGRDQVQSFLERKWQKEREYRLIKEIWAWHENRIAVRFAYEWQDEYGQWWRSYGNENWEFDEHGYMAVRHASINDVAIAQSERKFHWPLGRRPDDHPGLSELGL from the coding sequence ATGGATAAACGTCCTCCCTTGCCTCCCTTCGATCTGGACAGCGCCCGTCAGAAAGTACGCGCAGCAGAGGATGCCTGGAATAGCCGTGACCCGGTCAAGGTTTCGCAGGCTTATACCGTGGATACGCGCTGGCGCAATCGCAGCGAATTTCCGCAGGGACGCGATCAGGTCCAATCTTTTTTAGAACGTAAATGGCAAAAAGAGCGTGAATATCGTTTGATCAAAGAAATATGGGCCTGGCATGAAAACAGAATCGCGGTGCGCTTTGCGTATGAATGGCAGGATGAATACGGGCAATGGTGGCGCAGTTATGGAAATGAAAATTGGGAATTTGATGAGCATGGCTACATGGCGGTACGGCATGCCAGTATTAACGATGTGGCTATTGCCCAGTCCGAGCGCAAGTTCCATTGGCCTTTGGGGCGTCGCCCCGACGATCATCCCGGTTTGAGTGAATTAGGTCTGTAA
- a CDS encoding pirin family protein, whose protein sequence is MIERRPFNELGGANHGWLDAKHHFSFANYYDPARMGWGTLRVWNDDTIASNTGFPPHDHADMEIITYVREGAISHQDSLGNKGRTEAGDVQVMSAGTGIRHAEYNLESVTTQIFQIWIQPARRGLPPAWGAKPFPKAERSGQFVALASGFDSDTEALPIRAQARVLGATLQKGQRTSVSLPAGHLAYLVPAKGRVLVNGLELNARDGAAIRQETSLDIQALDDAELVLVETAP, encoded by the coding sequence ATGATTGAACGTCGGCCTTTTAATGAACTGGGCGGCGCCAACCACGGCTGGCTGGACGCCAAGCACCATTTTTCCTTTGCCAATTATTACGATCCCGCCCGGATGGGCTGGGGGACGCTGCGTGTCTGGAACGATGACACCATCGCCTCCAATACCGGTTTTCCCCCTCACGATCATGCTGACATGGAAATCATCACGTATGTGCGTGAAGGGGCCATCAGCCACCAGGATAGCCTGGGCAACAAAGGGCGCACCGAAGCAGGCGATGTGCAGGTCATGAGTGCCGGCACCGGTATCCGGCATGCCGAGTACAACCTGGAAAGTGTCACAACCCAGATTTTCCAGATCTGGATTCAGCCAGCGCGTCGTGGCCTGCCTCCCGCATGGGGTGCCAAACCTTTTCCCAAAGCGGAGCGCTCGGGTCAGTTTGTGGCCTTGGCCAGCGGTTTTGACAGTGACACGGAAGCCTTGCCCATTCGTGCCCAAGCCCGGGTACTGGGAGCGACCCTGCAAAAAGGTCAGCGCACCAGCGTATCGCTGCCAGCCGGCCATCTGGCCTATCTGGTGCCTGCCAAAGGACGGGTTTTGGTCAATGGACTCGAATTAAATGCCCGTGACGGGGCCGCGATCCGCCAGGAAACGTCCCTGGATATTCAGGCGCTGGACGATGCAGAGCTGGTATTGGTTGAAACAGCACCATAA